Proteins encoded in a region of the Puntigrus tetrazona isolate hp1 chromosome 12, ASM1883169v1, whole genome shotgun sequence genome:
- the foxl3 gene encoding forkhead box L3: MMFDSSQYPYNCFNYDGEGYPSCGTDEEKKVCRPAYSYIALIAMAIQQSPENKVTLSGIYEFIMKRFPYYRSNQRAWQNSIRHNLSLNSCFIKVPRTEGNEKGKGNYWTFATGCESMLDLFENGNFRRRRRRRNLKMGLKEPAEPFVAMDTHQGIAVRPTDSDSFCPVNASRGPAQNNPPLSKPEPEIKFSIDYILSTPDPLPGFRAPNGAAGAVIHHLEPQHLNLHFWTM; the protein is encoded by the exons ATGATGTTTGACAGCTCGCAATATCCTTATAACTGTTTTAACTATGATGGAGAAGGATACCCCTCATGTGGCACTGATGAAGAGAAGAAAGTGTGTCGACCAGCTTACAg TTACATTGCACTAATAGCAATGGCCATACAGCAGAGCCCAGAGAACAAAGTTACCCTATCAGGAATCTACGAGTTCATCATGAAGAGATTTCCTTATTACAGATCCAACCAGAGGGCTTGGCAAAACTCAATTCGTCATAACCTCTCTCTAAACAGCTGCTTTATAAAG GTGCCCCGTACAGAAGGTAACGAGAAAGGAAAAGGTAATTACTGGACATTCGCCACGGGCTGCGAGTCCATGCTGGACCTCTTTGAAAACGGCAACTTTCGTCGCCGCCGCCGCAGACGCAACTTAAAAATGGGCCTGAAGGAGCCAGCCGAACCCTTTGTTGCCATGGACACTCATCAGGGCATTGCAGTAAGACCCACGGATTCAGATTCTTTCTGTCCTGTGAACGCTAGTCGCGGACCGGCTCAAAACAACCCGCCTCTCAGCAAACCCGAGCCCGAGATCAAATTCAGCATTGACTACATTCTCTCCACGCCGGACCCTCTGCCCGGGTTCAGAGCCCCTAACGGTGCAGCTGGAGCTGTGATCCACCATCTGGAGCCACAACATCTCAATCTACACTTCTGGACCATGTAA